Genomic window (Sphingosinicella microcystinivorans):
GGGGCGCTGTTCCGTTCCGTCCTCGGCGGGCTCGCGCGCCGCTGAAAGCCCCTGCCGTATCGCGATACGCGCGACGGCATCGTAGCCGAAGAAGCGATTCACCCGTTCGATGATCTGCGGCGCGACATGCTGGATCATCAGCGCGTGTGAGCCGCTCGCGGAGAGATTGAGCGTGCCGCCGCTGCGCTTGCCGTGCGGGAAGCTGAGCGATTCGGGTGTGGAATGCCGCGCGTAGTCCGGCCCCACGATTTCCGGCCAGCGCGCCACGACCGCGCTGTCGACGAAGCCGAAGCGGCGGAACGCCTTGCGCCCGACGAAGGGCACGAGCTCCGCGACCGCCCTGCTGCCTCCCCTCCTGTCGCCCGGTTTCCTCATGGCGAAACCCATGCCATAGGCGCGCCATGCCCGCCAAGGAAATCGCCCCCAAGGACATCGCGGCGCCGCTGCTCGCATGGTACGACCGCTCGCACCGGCGCCTGCCGTGGCGCGCGCCGCCGGGCGCGAACGCGGCCGATCCTTACCGCGTCTGGCTTTCGGAGATCATGCTCCAGCAGACCACCGTCGCGGCCGTCATCCCCTACTTCGAGGCGTTCACCACGCGCTGGCCGACCGTCGAGGCGCTCGCCGCGGCCGGGGACGGAGACGTGCTCGCCGCGTGGGCGGGGCTCGGCTACTACGCCCGCGCCCGCAACCTCCTCGCCTGCGCGCGTGCGGTCGCAAGCGACCACGGCGGCCGGTTTCCCGCGTCCGAAGCGGCGCTTCTCGGCCTTCCCGGCGTCGGCGCCTACACGGCGGCGGCGATCGCGGCGATCGCGTTCGGCGCGCGCGCCGTCGTCGTCGACGGCAATGTCGAGCGCGTCGTCGCGCGGCTGTTCGCGGTCGAGGACCGCCTGCCCGCCGCGAAGCCGAGGCTGCGCACGCTCGCGGATACGATCACGCCCGAGGCGCGCGCCGGCGATTTCGCGCAGGCGATGATGGACCTCGGCGCCACGATCTGCCGCCCGAAGTCCCCGGATTGCCTCGTGTGCCCCGTGATCGACGCCTGCGACGCCGCGCGGCGCGGCATCGCCGACCTGCTCCCCAAAAAAGCCCCGAAGCCCGCGCGTCCGGTCCGCTACGCCAACGTCTACGTGCTGCGCGACGGCGGCGAGATCATGCTGGTGCGGCGGCCTCCGCGCGGCCTGCTCGGCGGGATGCTCGGCCTGCCGATGAGCGAGATCGCCGACACGCCGCATCCCGAAGGCACGCATCCCGGCGCGCCCGCCGCGGCGCGCTGGTCACGCGGCGCGAGGCCCGTGTCCCACGTTTTCACGCATTTCGAGTTGCATCTGACCGTGTTTTGGGGCGATCTGTCGGACATAACGAAACCGGCGGGGGATTGGCGTGCGGCGGACGAGTCCGCCGCGCGGGATTTGCCGACGCTGTTTCGTAAAGCATTGGACTTTACGGCCTC
Coding sequences:
- a CDS encoding DUF721 domain-containing protein gives rise to the protein MGFAMRKPGDRRGGSRAVAELVPFVGRKAFRRFGFVDSAVVARWPEIVGPDYARHSTPESLSFPHGKRSGGTLNLSASGSHALMIQHVAPQIIERVNRFFGYDAVARIAIRQGLSAAREPAEDGTEQRPGEVPEDVVGSLRAIADEGLRQSLEDLARQMGATKGPPVIR
- the mutY gene encoding A/G-specific adenine glycosylase, with the protein product MPAKEIAPKDIAAPLLAWYDRSHRRLPWRAPPGANAADPYRVWLSEIMLQQTTVAAVIPYFEAFTTRWPTVEALAAAGDGDVLAAWAGLGYYARARNLLACARAVASDHGGRFPASEAALLGLPGVGAYTAAAIAAIAFGARAVVVDGNVERVVARLFAVEDRLPAAKPRLRTLADTITPEARAGDFAQAMMDLGATICRPKSPDCLVCPVIDACDAARRGIADLLPKKAPKPARPVRYANVYVLRDGGEIMLVRRPPRGLLGGMLGLPMSEIADTPHPEGTHPGAPAAARWSRGARPVSHVFTHFELHLTVFWGDLSDITKPAGDWRAADESAARDLPTLFRKALDFTASVGQF